A region from the Brassica napus cultivar Da-Ae chromosome C8, Da-Ae, whole genome shotgun sequence genome encodes:
- the LOC106412352 gene encoding LOW QUALITY PROTEIN: 3-methyl-2-oxobutanoate hydroxymethyltransferase 2, mitochondrial (The sequence of the model RefSeq protein was modified relative to this genomic sequence to represent the inferred CDS: deleted 1 base in 1 codon) — translation MASSLVRSISRSLRTVTAARLMSNVPENTVYGGPKPQNPNQRVTLTQLRQKHKKCEAITVVTAYDYPSAVHVDTAGIDVCLVGGSASMVVHGHDTTLPISLDEMLVHCRAVARGAERPLLVGDLPFGSYESSTDRAVDSAVRVLKEGGMDAIKLEGGPPSRITAARSVVEAGIAVMGHVGLTPQAISVLGGFRPQGRNIASAVKVVETAMALQEAGCFSVVLECVPPPVDAAATSALHIPTIGIGAGPFCSGQVLVYHDLLGMMQHPHHAKVTPKFCKQYAQVGEVINKALLEYKEEVSKHSFPGPSHSPYKISSNDLDGFLSELQKLGLDEAASAAAASAEKMESSASLSSQ, via the exons atggcttcttcaCTCGTCAGGAGCATCTCTCGTTCCCTTAGAACCGTAACCGCCGCCCGGTTAATGAGCAACGTACCGGAGAATACCGTATACGGAGGACCCAAACCGCAAAACCCGAACCAGAGAGTGACTCTGACTCAGCTGCGGCAGAAACATAAGAAATGCGAGGCGATAACCGTCGTCACCGCTTACGACTACCCTTCCGCCGTTCACGTCGATACAGCCGGAATCGATGTTTGCCTCGTCGGAGGCTCAGCTTCAATGGTTGTCCATGGCCACGACACCACTCTTCCCATCTCCTTAGACGAGATGCTC GTTCACTGCCGCGCCGTTGCTCGTGGTGCCGAAAGGCCGCTTCTTGTCGGTGATTTGCCCTTTGGTTCATACGAGTCCAGCACCGACCga GCGGTTGATAGTGCAGTTAGAGTGTTGAAAGAAGGAGGCATGGATGCTATTAAACTCGAAGGAGGGCCACCGTCACGGATCACTGCTGCTAGATCCGTTGTGGAAGCAGGGATTGCGGTTATGGGACATGTTGGTTTGACTCCTCAAGCTATTAGCGTTCTTGGTGGGTTCAGGCCACAAGGGAGGAACATAGCTAGTGCTGTTAAG GTTGTGGAAACTGCAATGGCTTTACAAGAAGCTGGATGCTTTTCGGTTGTTTTAGAATGTGTTCCACCTCCTGTGGATGCTGCTGCAACCTCTGCTCTTCATATTCCCACCATTGGCATTGGAGCTGGCCCTTTCTGCAGTGGACAG GTTTTAGTCTACCATGACCTTCTGGGAATGATGCAGCATCCACATCATGCTAAG GTTACTCCAAAGTTTTGCAAGCAGTACGCTCAAGTAGGAGAAGTGATCAACAAAGCACTCCTGGAGTATAAGGAAGAAGTATCCAAACACTCGTTTCCAGGTCCTTCTCACAGCCCTTACAAGATCTCCTCCAACGATCTGGACGGATTCTTAAGCGAGTTACAGAAACTGGGGTTAGATGAGGCTGCTTCTGCTGCGGCAGCATCAGCTGAGAAGATGGAGTCTTCAGCTTCACTCTCTTCTCAGTGA
- the LOC106413740 gene encoding RING-H2 finger protein ATL68 gives MSTATTTFFPPPPPPPPVPIPTYITSLGLGYSIAIALGFLVLISTIILSSYICCRASRLRFSTSAANLDSSFGNRSIIVPRIMFVAEGDDLESAPSGNVVVGGLDQPIINSYPKFRYRASGDDELQGGDGDTTCSICLCEYMEEEMVRMMPECKHYFHVSCLDAWLKLNGSCPVCRNSPLPTPQSTPQSTPQSTPLSEVVPLSQYAADRRRTRS, from the coding sequence ATGTCAACCGCCACAACCACCTtctttcctcctcctcctcctccacctccaGTCCCTATCCCTACTTACATAACCAGCCTCGGCCTTGGCTACTCCATAGCCATAGCTCTTGgtttcctcgtcctcatctccACCATCATCCTCTCTTCCTACATCTGTTGCCGCGCCTCCCGCCTCCGCTTCTCTACCTCAGCCGCAAACTTAGACTCTTCTTTCGGTAACCGGAGCATAATCGTCCCAAGAATCATGTTCGTAGCTGAAGGCGATGATCTTGAGTCAGCTCCTTCTGGTAACGTCGTTGTAGGTGGACTTGATCAACCGATCATCAACTCTTACCCTAAATTCCGTTACAGAGCTTCGGGTGATGATGAACTTCAAGGCGGAGACGGTGACACGACGTGTTCAATCTGTTTATGTGAGTATATGGAAGAAGAGATGGTAAGGATGATGCCCGAATGTAAACACTACTTCCATGTCTCTTGTCTTGACGCTTGGCTTAAGCTCAATGGTTCTTGTCCCGTTTGTCGAAACTCTCCACTACCGACGCCGCAGTCAACACCACAGTCAACACCACAGTCTACTCCATTGTCGGAAGTTGTCCCGTTGTCTCAGTACGCCGCTGATCGCAGAAGAACGAGAAGTTAA